The Chloroflexota bacterium genome segment ATGGCCAAGAGAAAATTTGAGCGGACCAAGCCGCACGTGAACGTAGGCACGATTGGGCACGTGGACCACGGCAAGACGACGCTGACTGCGGCGATCACCAAAGTGCTAGCGATGAAGGGTCTGGC includes the following:
- the tuf gene encoding elongation factor Tu (EF-Tu; promotes GTP-dependent binding of aminoacyl-tRNA to the A-site of ribosomes during protein biosynthesis; when the tRNA anticodon matches the mRNA codon, GTP hydrolysis results; the inactive EF-Tu-GDP leaves the ribosome and release of GDP is promoted by elongation factor Ts; many prokaryotes have two copies of the gene encoding EF-Tu) — encoded protein: MAKRKFERTKPHVNVGTIGHVDHGKTTLTAAITKVLAMKGLA